gtgaccgggagacccggcgcacaactggcccagcgtcgtctgggttaagggagggtttggctggcagggatgttcttgtcccatcgtacTCCAGTgacgggccgggtgcagtgcacgctgacacgtttGCCATGGTgtgtcctctgacacattggtgcttctgggttaagcgggcagtgtggcttggttgggttgtgttttggaagACGTtacagctctcgaccttcgcctctcccgagtccgtatgggagttgcagcaacGAGACAAGACTGGAACTACTAATTGGATACAATGAAAAAGggataatactttttttttaaatgttattttttatttgtactatatcctacattgtaaaaaaaaaacttgaatgagtagatgtgtccaaacctttgactggtactgtatgtttagttCAGAAGCATGATATATCAAATATCATCCCTAAATGGGCCAAATGATAAATGGCTTAAATTCCCAAGCCCCCCAGTGTTCAATGTTTGCTGTTTTTTCCCCTAACATAACTGATCCTATAGTGAATACTTTCTGTGTATTTGTGTTGAGTGAacgagtgagtgtgtgtgggtgtgtgtaaagTCCAGTTCAGATACAACAGCCGACATGAGTCTAGACAAGATAAATATAGCAAGTTTTAGAATTTTGTGTTGTACCACAGCTGATTAAAATACAGTTAATTCAGATCAAGAAGACAATACATGCAGTTGAGGCCATTTCCACAGTAACTGCCTTTTTACAATGACTTGATAAAACTATGAAACAAATTGGATACTTTTTATACTAAGGTATTGTATCAAACAAGTGTCATGAGATACATGCACCATAAACATGGTACACTTTGTTGCTTGTCAGATAAATATCAGCAAGCTAGGCTAGCTATGTGCAGTAAAGGAGCTCGCTAGCTCTCtgcttggttagctagctagctgctttgCTGAACACAGGAAATTAGCGCactgctctctgattggctaaaTGGATCCTTCCATTCTCAAGACTTTAGCTAAAGGTTTGACATGTTGAATCTTGGAAACTCCAGCCGATGACATGAGACATCCTAAAACTAGACAGTTAGGATCAAACCAAATTAGATCTAAAACTCTATAAGACCGTCACGTTGTGTATCGTCTAATGTAGTTGAAATGGGCTTAAGGCCTGGAATCACTCCCTGCAGGCCTGATACTGGAGCTAAAACAAACCTCTGGAGTACAAAAAGGCCTGTCTTACCCCACGCTcttcctcttttcccctctctcccccctcttatCCACCTATCCCCCAGTTTTCAAGATAGatttgtatatattgtatttatttgaaCGGTGGCCATGGCTGTTGCTCTTGCCTGTTTTTCCTGACAGGGCCGTTACAGTTAATTTGGGTCATAGAACAGCcaaagacctctctctctccctctccctcagctgtcttctgtctctctctcttgcgttctctctccttctgtgtgCTTCTCTTTCTATCGTCCCCTTCTGTGtgcctctttctttccctccattgagctctttctctctccatctatctcttgccctctcctccctcttacccTGTTCTCTCGTACTGTATTCTATGCTTCTGTCTTGCTCTACTCCAGCTGGCACAGAAAGTagtgagaacagacagagaggaaagtAGACTACACTTAACTGAGAACAAGTAAAAATGACAGATATCagaacagagcaggagaggagaaatTAAATCCTTCTCCATCTGTAAGAGCCGGTTGAGTATTCAGGTGGTGGATAAACAACTGCAAATTAATACATTATGGTCGCCACGACACACACTCCACAGATGTGAACAATGATATAATCTCCTCTACttggaacaaaaaaaacaacaacatccctCTGAATTGTTTTCTTCTGTCGTATTAACTCATATTCTTTCTTCCTTCCCTCTGCAAGGGGGAACTGGGAAAGGGAAGAGTGGAAATGGAAAGAAAGTGGCTTCTCAGTTTGAGAGTAAGTGACTTGGCAGATCCTCATCAAAGGTTGCAtccgaaatagcaccctattccctatgggccctggtcaaacttagtgcactatataaggttTAGGGTGCCATTTCAAACGCACCCACAGTGTTATAATGTAGCATCTGTTGAAGTGGTTTTGATTGGACACCAAATACAATTACAGTTATAAAATCTTAATgacttctttccctctctttctttccactAGTAACCAAAGAGTCTGTTCAGAAAGGTAAGCTTTATGAAcgtggatcaaatcaaatcacattttatttgtcacatgcaccaaataccttacagtgaaatgcttacttacaagcccttaactagcaatgcagttttaagaaaatagctTTTTTTGTAACAgacaagaataacaaataattaaagatcagcagtaaataacaatagctgggctatatatatatataacaatagggggtaccggtacagagtcaatgtgcgggggcaccggtgtcgaggtatttgaggtaatatgtacatgtaggtagagttattaaattgactatgcatagataataacagagagtagcagcagcatagaaggggggggggcaatgcaaatagtctgggtagccatttgattagatcttcaggagtcttatgacttggggttagaagctgtttagaagcctcttggacctagacttggcgctccggaacCGCTTGCCttgcgttagcagagagaacagtctgactagggtggctggagtctttaacaatttgtaggcccttcctctgacaccgcctggtatagaggtgctggatggcaggaggcttggccccggtgatgtactgggccgtacacactaccctctgtagtgccttgcggtcagaggccgagcagttgccataccaggcagtgatgcaacccatcaggatgctctcgatggtgcagctgcaaaaccttttgaggatgaCAATTATTATAGAAAAGGGTCTTCTGGGTTTCTGGAATTGGATTCGTAAGATCAGCCCCCATGACAATGATACAAACTGTACAAAAttgaccctacacacacacacctacagtataaATAAAGAGAAAATAATATACTGCTATATTTATGTCAATGGGTGCAATGGTTCCTCCCCCACAACATGTGTGTTTCAGTGGGAGCTGATGGCTTGATAAAAGGATGGACGGATTCGGAGCAGTTGAATATGAGCAAAGCTGTGaagtacaacacagacagaggcaccttcacagtggagagaGCTGGAGTCTACTTCCTCTACTGTCAGGTGAGCCTCTGAGAGTTGTAGTCCTGTGCCACCTGTCAAACAACACAGGCTCAATCAAACCCTGATTGGTCTGCTCttttcttctacttcttcttcttattctccatctctctccctccatccctcccacagGTGTTGTTCAATGAGAATCAGTCTCAGCTGGTGAAGTTGGAAGTGGCGGTGGTGAAGAGCGGCCAGCCGCTGCAGAAGCTGCAGTGCATGGAGGGCTATGGCACTACACCTGCATCCGGATCCCACCAGTTCCACTTTCTCAAACCCTGCCAGGTGTCTGGCCTGCTGCGGCTAGAGAAGGGGGCAGAGCTACATGCCATCACAGGCGCCGGCTTCAGCCTCCACACCACGGGGAAGCACTACTTAAGCCTCTTCAAGGTCAACTGAGCTGCCGGAGAGGATGGAAATATTGGAAGGATGGAGGGGGTGGAAAAAATGGTTGAAGGAAGCGGTTTGTCCTACTCCGACCTGTATTAATGAGACACACCAACGTGACATTCCTCATTTGTTTTATTGTGAAATCTGGACCAATGATCAGGGGCATTGGAATAACTATGGATCATGTTCGCTACAGACACTTTGTATCAGAgtaggctggtgggaggagctatatgaggactggctcattgtaatggctggaatggaataaatggaaccgagtcgaacgtggtttccatatgtttgataccgctCCATTTATTTCCttgcagccattacaatgagcctgtcctcctatagccccccccccccaccagcctcctctgctctgTATGATACTTCTTCAAAGACAGAAGCTGTAAGGAAGATTATAAAGGGATACTTATGCACTTCTAGACCCTCCTAGCGATTCTACCCCTGCTTTTTTAAGGAAAACCCATGGAACGTTGTCTGGATCAGTTGATGCTGCTCTTCTGGAGTGAAGCTCATCCTCCTGAGTCTTAGTTCACCGTGACTTTGCCTGCGCATAGCAGGGAACTGACCCATGATGCACCTCTCTGAGGCGCTAAGCTGGTGGACTACTGAATGAGAAGGATTCTGAGTAATGAGCTGGATGGATACGTTGAACTATGAGTCTCTCATCCATTGTAATCCTTGTTATCTCAGCAGTTGGGTTGTACATGTCTTTCACACACAGGAAcgtatacaacaacaacaaaaactagcCTATGATCTTACCAACGTCTCTCAGTCTAGAGACTCTTTATGACTATCCATCTCAATCTTTTAAACTGAGTCTCTTAACATTATAGGCCTATCATATATAATTTTAGATACAAATATTCAGTATGTTCTGTCGAATCACATTTCAATATGTTACATGATTGTCAGTTTCAGACTGCACATCGAAGAACTAGGGCCGGGATTCATTCCAAGACGCGTTACAGAGCAACACTCTAAACAGCCGACAATGAGTCTTTTAAAGGCATTTTCCCCAAAATTCACAAAGATCGCATCCCCAGTAATCGCTGCGCATGTTGGCTCAAGAGAAAATGACCTTCAAAAGTCCATTACAGTGAGCTGTGCTATGAGACGCGTTGGATTGAATCCCGGCGTAGTTGTGTATATAAGGCTCAGCCTGTCGAGATGCAGTATATCATGGTGGAAATATAAATGATTTTGTATATCGTAATCACAATACTTGTACTCATTCCAAGCTCTCTTAGGTGCCATTTGCTGCAATATGTATTGAACACAGACAGTAAAAACAGAGTATTTCTAGCAGGTGGTTTGGTTTAATGTTTTAACACTCCTACTCTGGTTTATAAGTAGTGTGTGGGTGACCACATTGGCTTCTCCTCAGCaatttacacacatacacacacacacacacagacaaatacaccACAATGCAAAAGTCACATAATTCTAGTTTTCAGTTCAAAACAGTCCTAATTTCTCATCATTAGATGGAAAGTAACTCATTTGTAAAAAAGAGGTCTATTTGTGAGTCAAACCCGTAGGTCAAGGTTGAAGAACCAGTGAGGGGatattgtgtgtgcatgtgtttgcgaAATTATGTGTGCAATGCTGGTtgttgttctaaactgacttccCAAAAGTCAAATAATTCTGGTTTCCAGCTCAAAAGAGCTGTAGTTTGTCATCATTAGATCACAAGTGGaaagtgtgttattgtgttgtaaACATATTTCCTGTTTGA
The genomic region above belongs to Oncorhynchus kisutch isolate 150728-3 linkage group LG16, Okis_V2, whole genome shotgun sequence and contains:
- the LOC109906839 gene encoding tumor necrosis factor ligand superfamily member 12-like — translated: MIAGECGTTMHRILQRRTVRKLRFVWVFMAMVALSLAACSALFTAWTWRQTLDLSQSVKTLQDRLEQVNTQRKAIVQLIMEKRELLVGQRVKRDGGTGKGKSGNGKKVASQFEITKESVQKVGADGLIKGWTDSEQLNMSKAVKYNTDRGTFTVERAGVYFLYCQVLFNENQSQLVKLEVAVVKSGQPLQKLQCMEGYGTTPASGSHQFHFLKPCQVSGLLRLEKGAELHAITGAGFSLHTTGKHYLSLFKVN